The Ursus arctos isolate Adak ecotype North America chromosome X, UrsArc2.0, whole genome shotgun sequence genome includes the window ACTGGAAATTGACTTTGTAGGACTGAGTGGGGAAGTGAGGGGTGGACCTTTACTGGCGGCAGCAGGCGCGGCATCGCCTGTGAGACAGTTGGTTAACTAGGCCGCAGCAGCCATGGCGGTTGAATTTGGGGACCACGCCAGCGGGTTCCGCCACACTGAGGTGATCAGATTCATCAACAACGAAGTCCTCATGAACGGCGGCGGCCCAGATTTCTACGTGGCCTTCCGCTCACGGCCCTGGAATGAGGTAGAGGACCGGCTTCAGACCGTCGTGGCCGACCCACAGGTGCCGCGCGCCATCAAACGGGCCTGTGCCTGGAGCGCGCTGGCCTTGGGTGTGCGTGTGGCTGCAaggcagcgggagcagcaggcgCGCCGGATCCGGAGGCTGCAGGAACAGGTAGATGAACGCGAGACAGCTGCCTGGGCTCTGGCCTCAGAGCTACAGCGGCTGCGTGAGGATCGAGAGGAAGCGGCCACGCAGTTGCGCTTCACACGGGCCGCCCTGCAGCAGGCGCTGATCGAGTGTGATGTGCTTCGTGGGCGGCTGCACCACGCGGAAAGGTCAGCCCAGGTCATCCCGCTGGCCCCTGAAATACCGCCTGGGCCTCGAGCCGAGCAGTTTGGGACTATAGTATGGCCCCTGAGTGCTGAGCAGCAGAGAGATGTGGTTGCCATGGGGTTTCCTAGTAGGCTGTATTTTGAAGCCCAGGTGCCAGCCCCGGCAGCTGTTCTTTACATGCCAGGACCCCCAGGTCCCTGGGCTCAGGCCATACAACCCCCTCTGCCAATGCCAGTGCCATACCCACTTCCATTCCACGCACCACTCCCAATGGGAATCCCTTTCTTGCCACCTCTGCCACCAGCAGTAGTCATGGATGCAGAAGCTGCAGTAGTCCCACTTCAGATGCCTCCTGTGGGGATCTACCCCCCTGGTGCATGTGCTGTAGTGGGCTTCCAGGAGGTGGCCCCACCGTGGGACCAAAGGAGCTACAGCCAGGAGGGAGGTCCTGAGATCCTCCAGAGTACAGTCTCCCTCGGGAACACCAGAAACCTTAGCCAGGACGGTTTAGAGAGGCCTCAGGGGATGGTCCCCGTTAGGGATAGCTGGAGCCAAAGCCAGAAAGAAGGTCCAGAGAGGGCCCAGGAGACGGTTCCCCTTGGGGATAGCTGGACCCATAACCAGGGAGCAGATCAAGGGACACCACAGGGGATGATATCCCTTGGGGACAGCTGGAGCCAGAGCCAGAAAGAAGGTCCAGAGAAGGCCCAGGAGATGGTCCCCTCTGGGGATAGCCGGAGCCAGAGCCAGAAAGAAGGTCCAGAGAAGGCCCAGGAGATGGTCCCCTTTGGGGATGGCTGGAGCCAGAGCCAGAAAGAAGGTCCAGAGAAGACCCAGGAGATGGTTCCCTCTGGGGATGGCTGGAGCCAGAGCCAGAAAGAAGGTCCAGAGAAGGCCCAGGAGATGGTTCCCTCTGGGGATGGCTGGAGCCAGAGCCAAAAAGAAGGTCCAGAGAAGGCCCAGGGGATGATCTCTTCTGGGGATAGCTGGGGCCAGAGTCAGGAAGGTCTAGACAGTCCCCAGGGGCTGGCCCCCCTTGGGGATAGCTGTAGCCTCGGCCAGGAAGATTCAGAGAGATCCCAGGAGATGGTTACCCTTGTTGCCAGCCAGGAAGAAGATCCAGAGACTCGCCAGGAGATGGTACCCCTGGGAGCCAGTGAGAGCCACAGCCAGAAAGATGATCCAGAGGGGCCCCAGGAAGTGGTACCCCTGGGGGCCAGTGGGAGCCAGAGCCAGGAAGAAGGTCCAAAAAACCCCCAAGGGATGGCCCCCCTTGGTGCCAGCAGGAGCAACAGCCAGGAAGAAGATCCAGAGGGGCCCCAGGAGATGGTATCCCTGGGGGCCAGTGGGAACCACAGCAAGGAAGAAGGTCCAGAAAGACCCCAAAGTATGGCCCCTCTGGGAGACAACAGTAGCCAAAGCCAGGAGGAGGATCTGGAGAGGCCCCAGGGGTCCAGTCCCCCAGGGGACAGTAGAAGTGACAGCCGAGAAGAAGGTCCACAGAGGCCCCAGGCGACCCCCGTGGGGGATGGCTGGAGCCAAGGTATGAgggaaaacccaaagaaacagCAGCCTCAGGGGCGGAAGGCCAAAcaaccaaaagggaaaaaagcttTGGATTCCCAGCACCAGAAGTCTGTCTCAGGATGCAGTCCAGTGAATTGGGACTGCCCATGGTGTAAAGCCATGAATTTTTCATGGCGCAAGGCCTGCTATAAATGCAAGAAAGTCTGTGTGGCAGGTGAGAGTAGAGGCCTGGACCCAGGACAAACTCACTGATTTCAAGAAGGTAAGTAAGAATGAAAACACTCCAAAGAAAAACCAATTTCCCCAGACCCTCTTCTAATCAAAAAGTAACTTACTTGCTTCACagaaatttgaaaactaaaattataatagagaaaattaaataaaacaatccaTTATTCCATTACCGAAACTAACAACTTTTCATCATTATGGGTATTACATATGTAAATACACTCCTTTCTGGTTTCTTATTAACCTCCTTTTCCTGAAAATGCCATCCATGTCTTTGGCTGGGAATAGCCATGTAGTTTTTGAGTTATAACTATATTGAATTTTAGGAGCACTGCTCTTCCTTCAAAATGCTATTGTTCCTTTGTAAAGTACAGCATTCATGTTTGCttcttgtttttaagttttataggTGAGGGCCTGTTTTTGTGTCTGAGCCCCACAGAACTTGTTTGTTGCTGAAGAAGCTGAACCCGTCCCATTAGAAGATCTCCCAAGAGTCTAAAGAAATCACACCTTGATTCCAGCTGACCCGCACCTCACTGAGACCCCCATTGACTGGAGCTGAGAAgagtgagaggaagggaagagaagatgcTCTGACACTCCTTAAGGGGGCAAAACAATTTTGTTAGAATATAATTTCTCTGTTGGGATTAATTTGGAAGAGTTGGGGGGGTGTTGCAGTATTAAATTCTATAGATGATAGCAAATTTGATGGATTACATTTAACTCATTAAACAAATAGTTATTGTCTAGTATGTGTTAGGAGCTAGACTTATATGTTAATATCTGGTGCACACATTATAACTTGATTTGGTGAGTTTTGTTAGATAACAGCAGAGAGCCTAATTTGGGATACAAATTGTATGAGGAGGATGTCTTTGCCTTGCATACAGCATGGTTTTCTGGTAAACCCAATCGAAATGACatccagatatatatttttaaagattttatttatttatttttgaaagagagagcacaagcaggggagagaggcagagggagaagcagactcccagttgagcagggagcccaatgcgactCGAGTCACTGAATTGCTCATCTCACTGTTCACAGGTGAGACAAATGAGCAGTGGCAGAGATCAGGAAAGTGGCTTCAGAAAGTGCGGGTGGGACTTTTCTGATACTCTGTTGATTTCTTCCTTTGAGAGGAACAGCTATCTTTCTGGTTGCCTGAACGACCGCTGGGTGACTTAAAGAAGGACAGTACTTGAGGGCGTATTGGCTACACACTCGACCCCTCAGCTTTGGGCCACCACCGTCCCAAGCTCCTTTCCAGTCAAGATGGATGAAGAGCAGAATGATTCCAAGGGCCGACATCGTGCTGTGGATGGTGCTTCTCTAATAAGATCAAAAAAGAACTGGACTGGGACAAGCACTTTTGGGAATGCCCCGGGCCCGTTCTCTTCCATTTGATGTGTTCTCcgcaggctctctgctcccccGAGGCAGGTGGAGCCCAGGGGTGGGAAGTTAGATGGTCTCCAGCCCGAACCGAAGTGTTCTCGAGTCCCCCGTGAAGTCCCAGCTCACCAAGCTCAGCCTGTCAGAGGTGTCCTGAGGCTAATAATAAAGAGTGTGCACTGGCCCGCTGTGTCTTCTGTGTGGTTTGTGTCTCGGGGAAGGTGTGCTCTGAGGCGGCAGTGTAAACTCACCCCTTCCCACCATCCCACCGAAGTGAAGGAAAGTTCGATCGCATTCGCTATCTGAGGGCCTCTCCTCTTCCAGCGAGTTACCCAAGAATGGGAGGGGGATCAGCGTCTATGGGGCCTTCGATCCATTGTGAACGTCCCTGCTCCCCCTCACTGTCCGAATCCACATGGTCCCTTGAAGGTGGGCATCTCCGCTGCTCTTGGGCCCGTGAGGCCTGACagatgaggtggggagggggcttctgTCTAGGCTGGGAGCCCGAATGCCTAGTGTCCAGCCTCCCTATGTGCACCAAGAAGCCACTTCCCTGAGGCCCTGTCTCCCAGACACCCCAGCAGAAATTTCCCTCCTGCATTTCTGCCCTGCAATGCATGGTCCCCTCCCTCCTATGCATAATCCCATGAAGGTGCTCAGGATTCTGGAAAACAGCCAGGTTTAGATGGCCCGTTAATAAGACAAATGTTCCCTGAGGCCAAGGGTGGGGGAACCTGGCTGTCTGCTTGGTATAGGGACAGGCATGGGGCAGAGAACTGACCCTGCCccaccagctttctctctctcctcagtcCTGGTAACCAGGAGGCCTTGCTTACTGGAGGGGAgcactggggaggaagaggacCATCAGGGACATCAACCTCAAGCTAGGTTTTCTGGGTTAAGGGCTGGTTTTGTGATAATCCTGTGTGTGCCGATAGCTCCCTGGAATTTTGGGAAGATGATACACAGATGGGAATTTTCTAGCATAATCCATTCTGGTGTACTAGCAGGTCACTAGATCTCACTATGGTTGCTTTATTTCTGGTGTCAAATGGACTCTGCTGTTTGTTGGCATGCCTTTAGGTCTGCATGAAAGCAGATTCACCCTGTGCATAGCTTTTATATAGTTTAATATTACGGTCTTTCCAGGTTGACTTTTTTCAAAACAACCTGAATCATTAAGGTTGTCAAATCACTACTTTTTTACTGGGCTGGGTACACACAAGAAACAGTAGCAGTTTCTGAGGCAAGAACCTGGGCTTTGGAGTTAGACGTGAGTTCATATACTTGTGCTGCtattcactagctgtgtgacctttgacaagttactgaacttctctgagcccccAACAAGTGAGTTGTTCCTTTCCCTACCCTCAGGGTTCTGCTCTGGGTGCTGTGGTAATGAGTACAAGGGATTGTTAATGATGGCAAGAGCTTCccttgagtgcttactatgtgccaggtgctctaAGCACATTACCCTTTTTGGTGACTGTAAGGTATGACTAGGTACCCATATTAGTAGTTCTTCAAAGTGAGTatgattacccccattttacagatagggtaACTCAATACCCAAATTTGGGAATTGGTGAAGCCTGGCTTCAAAATGAAATTGTACAGGTTCTAATGCCTATGCTCTTTCCATTATATTACTGTACCTTAACCTTTTACCCTTACTGAGTAATACATTTGCATGTCACATGGTCATCAATGCCTAAACCCAGGGACAGATTGTAATGGAGAGACTTGGAGGCATGGTAGCAGTCCGGTGATCACGGTCATGCTGCTCTTTTAGAATTTCTTAAGCTTTGTGACATGTGCCCAGCTTGGCTGCCAGTGAGTAGAGCCACTTATTATCTCCAGGCTGCAGAACCAAGAGGGGTGCTGGCGGTAATTTAGGCAGTGGAAGCGATTTGTATGCGATTCAGCAGACTGGCCTTGTGAAAGTTTATATATAGCCGAGTTCAATACTGTTAAGATAGGGCCCATCTTGACTGCTTATCTGAAGTCTGTCTGAATtactcagtttttgttttaagtggATAAGGTACCAGCTGTAACAGCctaatatatatgcatgtatacttTTCAGCGAGGAAGTAGGGGGGAAAGGAGACTTCAAAAGCTTCAGATTTGTGTTGCAAAATGGGGAATAGAATTGATGTTTTCTAAATCACGGTACTAAATCTATGACAGAGTGGTgaagaaatacataattttctTATCGCATGCTTTGTAAAGTCTCAACACCGAAGAGTAGCAGATTCTCATTATGTGGTGCAGGCACCGTGCGTAGCGCCCGTGAGTGTTTTTCTCACTTCTAGCACATGATAGAGCGAGTGCATCCCCTGGAACTAAGCCTCACATCAACTTAAGGATCCTGAAACAATCCCGGCCTGTGACCTCACGAGGTTGCGGTTGGACAGATTTTTCTCCTTGACGGTGCTTGTTCTTTGGCACTTAAGACAAGTGTTCTAGGCCATGATGAAACAGGCAGAGGAAGTGCTGCCGCACTGAGTATCTGTACCCCAAGGGACCTAGTACAGTTCCTTGAGCACAACTTCCCATTTGGTTCACACTGGAAGCACTCTATTCGATGAGCCTAAGAATCCCTCCAGTAGGTCCGATCCTGGCCCATTTAGCCCAACTTCTCTGGGGCATAAAGCGATTGTAAAAAAGGATCATACTCTCCCTGGTGTCAATTTTAGAAGGAAGAAACGCTGGTAGGAATCCCTGGCTTCTTTTTGTTGCTTTATAGACCAAACAAAGAGCACGCAGATAGGGAAGGCTCTgggtgtgctgggcactgtggaagTCAGTACCATTGCGCTCTATCATTTCCTGTTCTGTTAGAAGAAATCCGACAAATGTACCCCAAACAGCAATTATCAGCCTTTTCATCAATTATTCAATCATATTTTCTGGCCTGGAGATGTCAGTTTTCAAAAGATTCTGTGTCTCAAACAGCATTATTTAGTACgtgattattttctcatttaaaattaagaaagcacGTATATCTCTAAGGTTCCCTCACACAAACGTGATAACACCTCCACCTAAAAGCAGTTGTCACTTAAGTTTAGGATTTTTGTGGGGATTCAGTGaatattattacaattattatacATGCAGCCTAATCACAGGCAAATGGACCATTTTACTAGGCTCTTTGTAATAGGGACAATATCTTAGGATCCCTCATTACTACCTTCTTAAACTTCTGTGAACTTTGGGGATGCAAATGAAGAACAGTTTCTCTAGAAAGCTAGTAGTTTTAATACATGTTAAATACCAGTAAGtgttaaaggattaaaaaaaaaatacacgtcCAGTATGTACTTGGGGTTGCAAAGCTTCCACGGTAGCCAGATGGTTTCAGATTGTGCCCCCAGTCAACTGAAAAAGTTGCTGAGTAAGTTAACTTTGTTTTACCTTGAAATAATATGCAGTATTACAGCTTTACTTGTGACATTCTCCagctttttgctttttatgtttatATCTACTATTTTAGGTTTGATTCTTCATTCTACACTACCTTACAAAAATAATTGCGCCCAAGGTAGAAGCCTGCGATTACTTTTGTGGTACACAGTGTTTAGCCTTATACCCAGTGTTTATAAAGTGATGACGAAGAGCTCTCTGAGGGTTTCGTCTGTAAGTAAAAGTTTTAGGATATctaatctcattcattttttgCTTGATATATATTTACTTTGATAATTTCAGTGATCATGTTggtttcaggaaagaaaaggacTGAGCAAGGATTGAAAACTTCCTACCTTTACCATTACAATTCCTGATATTGTCTAGACAGTTTTGAAACTTCAGAACATATATGACCTGCTTTGTAAAAGACTCATACTACTGAACTCCCCACTGATCGATGTTTCTAGCATTTTTTCATGAAAAGTTTATtactgagaaggaaaagaaaaacaatgccaATGTCATATCTGTAACTACAAAATGCATTCAGAAATCCACCATTAGCTGTTTTGTTTCCTGGgttataatatttcttttgtaTCTACAAAACTGCTCAGGGAAACGTTTATATAGTCCATTTCATTCTGTTCCTTTGCCAAATTTTGGTGTTTGTGGTGTACAGATGAAAGCGGCCATCTCTGTATCAAAACATCAGAGGTTCCTTAAAACAATGTTCAGGCAAAAAAAATGTGTAGACAAAATAACAGTCTCTTGGACTTTAATCTTTTAGTTTAAGCTCTCTATTTTTGAACTTCCAAGAAAGAGAAcagatttttagaaagaaagctgGAGTCTCCTTTACAATGAAATCATATTTTCTTGCACTGCTCTCATACCCAGAGTGCCCGCACCCAGGATGAAGGGAGGTAAAGAGAAGGTTCAGTAATGATCCAAAGGCAACTGGGTTGATGAAATCAGAAGGGCGACATGTTGTCAGGTGCCAAGGTGTGGGATGTGAAAACTTGTTTCTGTAAACCAAAATGAGGCAGACCACAGGATAGACGTTGCTAAACAATGAATGTGAAAGAAGGCAGGGTCAGAAATGATAGAAGTAAATAAGAAGCCACACTCtctgcagagggaaagagaggggaaaCAAAGGCACTAACTAGGTCAGCTACTGTGCTAAGATCTGGACGTGCCAAGAGGAATTCATCGTAGGTTCACATCATGTAtgttaattcattttatcttcacaggGAGAGATAAGAAAAAACTGTCCAAGAGTGGCTTTCATTTGGTTGAGTAAAAGGAGGAGAAGCACTGGGCAATATGACCTCGTACGTGCATGCAGGCCCACCCAGGACAGAAAACGCCGAGACCGCTCAGTGTTCTGTCActtcacttttattttgcttaagtttttattttaattccagtagagttaacatacagtgctatattagtttcgggtgtacaggATAGTGATTCAGGGTTCTATTACTTTCGATGGATAAGCTGATGATCCAGATGCCAGACCTGTAAGCCTGGGTGGATAGACCTTGACTCTGTAAGACCTTCCAAGACATGCTAATCCATGAGGCCCAGGCTAAAACAGTGTACCTGATCTCATAAAGCACATAGATAGATACATGCTACAAGTCAGGGCGTGAGAACAGTTGACACTTGAGAAGTATATGAAGAATATTCTAGAAGTCAAAATTACAGTTGCTAGATAGGAGATTGAAGCCCGACCAATTCAAGTGCAGTGACCTCAGAATTAAGgttgggaggcagaaggagataTTGGTGAAACTCACAGGCTCTGAAGTCAGCAGCCTATATTCATTTCCCAGGCGGAACACTGACCAGTTGTGCGGCATTGAGCAGGCTACCTAGACTCTCTGACTTTTGGCTTCCCCATtggtaaaatggaagtaataataataataataataataatttgcttCGTAGGGTTGTCAGTACAAATAAACGAGATAATATGTGCAAAATGCTTGGCAGGAATGACTAGAATGTAATATGTGATTAGAAAATCTTAGCTATGATTCCAAGAACAAAACCTCAGAAGCAGGCAAGAATTTCAGCTTGAATTAGGACGTGTCCTCTAAGTCATGAGGGAGGTAAAACTAGGACAAGTACAAGGAACTGTACAGAGCAGACAGAAGGATCAAGAACATGCTATCTCGGGTAGGTTGTGCAGGTTTAGAATCTATGTCCCATTGCTGTTCCCCCCAGAAACCCATCCTCTCCTCAGTCACAGCTCTTCTCGCTAACCCAATACCCGCTACAGTGTCTGTCATACAGCAGATGCCGATGATGTTGGCTGAAagaataaacatacttaaaatagCCTTAAGCACACACAACCTCGTCTCTGGCTTCTCGCTTATGAAACAAAAGGGCATTAGAAAAATTAGCCTCATAAATAAACCCAGATATTATCAAAATGAGGTGCTCTTTTCaagacatttttctcatttttgtaaagGAAGTGAATTTTAGTAAGTGCTGAGAGAATGTGTAAACTCACCATAGGTGCCAAATCATAACACTGTCACAGGAGAATTCACACCTATAGCCGAGCTAGTTGAAGAACAAAGTTAGTTTTGAAAGGTtagagaaaaagattttgaaatgtcAGATCCACTCTATAAAACTGACCACCCTTGGCATCATCCTTTTAATCTACCTGGGTTGGAGAAAAGCCTAGGGCATTTGAAATGAAGACAATTAGCACCTCAGACAGGGCATCCACGTGCAAAATTCTGTCACCTCTCAGAGACCTCAGGAGGTGACAAGTCTAGATAAGAAGACACTTTCAACCTCGGCTGACAGTTTGTCAATGCTTTTATATTTGACTTAAATGGcatctatattttaaaaggttgTAGTTTGCTTTACACTGGGAAgctctcttcctccacctcatgatttttatttcttaggtcatttaaaaaacaacaagaacaaaaatcttTCCTCTGTTGGATGAGATCTGAGGAAACAGCTCTTGCTTCTTGCACACGAATGAGCTCAGTCCatttctcctctgtttctctggaaagtACTCTTGGCTTTTGTTTAAAGCACAGAATGTTAAAGCTGGAATTTCATGGTAAAACATGGAGTATAATTTGACTCTTGTAATTGCTGGATTAATCCTCCTTCCAATTTATTTTGCTGTTCCAAAGGTGGGTCAGAGGCATGTAcaagcaagtgtgtgtgtgtgtgtgtgtgtgtgtgtgtgtattttttctcttattttctttagagCACTAATtttactcattcactcactcaacaaatatatttaagcATCTAAAATGTGCTAGAtgggggcacgtggctggctcagtccgtacagcatgcgactcttaatctcgggttgtgagctcaagccccatgttaggtgtagagtttaataaaaaataaaaaataaaaacagatgaaaaaaaaaagtaaaaggcacCACATGGAGGATACAGTGGTGGTGAATAAGGTACACAAGTTCCTGCCATCACGGACCCTACGTTCTAGTGCAAGAGATAGGCAATAAAGGATCCATCAGATAATTCTGCTTCTGAGGGGATCGTACTTGTATTTGGGGCCCATTCTTCCTAACTCTTTCTCTGCCACTCTGTGCGTTGCTCCCCtctctcattttcccctttcctctcttgtGGGTATGgcgagagagagaaggaagagagccaTTTCGAACCTTCTTTGTCTACACTTCAAGCTCGCCACAAAGTTCTGAATGTGCTGAAAAGTCAGGTTCAGTAGTGGTGTAGCGCTAGAGTGAAGGTGTCCGTATTTTTCATCAACACTGCAAGAGTGGGCTGGCCCAGCTGTCAGCTTGCTTGTGAGATGACAGCGACATGCTGGATGTGAGAGTTGGACTATTACCTTAtaatttatctgttctttttttatacGGATTTAGTTGTGCTGAACCCCATCGTACCTGGCTGCTTTGACAGGTGTGCTATTTTAGCAACACAGAACCAAACAGAGAACGAAAAGAAGAATACATGGTACAGTTTTGCTGTCAGATCCAGGTTGCTCTGTTCCTAAGTTTCTGGATGATTTGCTCAGGGTTGTTCAGAgacgacaaaaaaaaaaaaaaaaaaaaaaaaaaaaaaaaaaaaaaaaaccaacaaaaaacaacaaaacaaaacaaaacaaaaaaacataaaaccaaacaaaacttaGGTTTCATTTTTACCTACGTGACACCATGTTCTCACAGTTCACCTCACAGGTGGGCTGTTGTCCATATGGACTGAATGAGGGCCTGGACCCCCTACCCTATCTTCCCCTTTCATGTCTGAAATTCCACCGTTGTGATGAACTTCTCTGGGCTAATCATTTGCCAGCTCAAAATATAGAGAGTTCAGGGCAGACTGACCTCTCGAGTCCTTAACATTGGCGTGTGCATTCTTTTATTAGATCGATTTCTTCCTTGACCCGAAGCATGAGGAAGGGTGAGAGGTGGACTTGACCATAAACAAGTGAGGTAGAAAGATGATGAGACAATCTTGGCTCAAATTCCCCAGTGCTATCCCCAAATATTCTCTTGaatgctgttttattttctttgtttattctcgGTGTTGTAAGAAGCTTATGTTTACACTTCATCTACTAAGGTTGATCGAGTCTAAGGCTGGGCATGCTTCAATCAAGGAGAgtcacggggcacctggctggctcagtaggtagagcatgcgacccttgatctcgggttgtaagtttgagccccatgtcagggtagagtttacttaaaaacaaacaaacaaaaaaaggtgaGTCACTACTAGGTGCCATCGAAATCTTAGAGGATTGTTCTCAACCCTAGGGGTGGCAAACACATATCTGGCTTCGGCGCCAGGCAGCTCTGTGCACCTGGCCCATCAGTAGGGCAC containing:
- the TEX13D gene encoding testis-expressed protein 13D; the protein is MAVEFGDHASGFRHTEVIRFINNEVLMNGGGPDFYVAFRSRPWNEVEDRLQTVVADPQVPRAIKRACAWSALALGVRVAARQREQQARRIRRLQEQVDERETAAWALASELQRLREDREEAATQLRFTRAALQQALIECDVLRGRLHHAERSAQVIPLAPEIPPGPRAEQFGTIVWPLSAEQQRDVVAMGFPSRLYFEAQVPAPAAVLYMPGPPGPWAQAIQPPLPMPVPYPLPFHAPLPMGIPFLPPLPPAVVMDAEAAVVPLQMPPVGIYPPGACAVVGFQEVAPPWDQRSYSQEGGPEILQSTVSLGNTRNLSQDGLERPQGMVPVRDSWSQSQKEGPERAQETVPLGDSWTHNQGADQGTPQGMISLGDSWSQSQKEGPEKAQEMVPSGDSRSQSQKEGPEKAQEMVPFGDGWSQSQKEGPEKTQEMVPSGDGWSQSQKEGPEKAQEMVPSGDGWSQSQKEGPEKAQGMISSGDSWGQSQEGLDSPQGLAPLGDSCSLGQEDSERSQEMVTLVASQEEDPETRQEMVPLGASESHSQKDDPEGPQEVVPLGASGSQSQEEGPKNPQGMAPLGASRSNSQEEDPEGPQEMVSLGASGNHSKEEGPERPQSMAPLGDNSSQSQEEDLERPQGSSPPGDSRSDSREEGPQRPQATPVGDGWSQGMRENPKKQQPQGRKAKQPKGKKALDSQHQKSVSGCSPVNWDCPWCKAMNFSWRKACYKCKKVCVAGESRGLDPGQTH